One region of Quercus lobata isolate SW786 chromosome 2, ValleyOak3.0 Primary Assembly, whole genome shotgun sequence genomic DNA includes:
- the LOC115961915 gene encoding uncharacterized protein LOC115961915 has translation MTFRTKFYISILRKYSAPADPIAYAALKTFTLQKIGKSWRDHKSKLKKQYYIPHSRNKACVKSHTPPGCITQDWEILVEHWYTDDAVLESDKNKERRAKQDDLHTAGSCSFAVHAAKKAKTDGRPVERAVLYPILHTRKDGSAVNPVVKAKMDKMKDLLDDSSNHLQSSEITGSIVWSTEDVFAKVMGKERKGRIRGVGFGPSPSARSSKTALTDIEIHSSQARDNEVAQLKASLATMQDKLESFDEMKERLSQFEEMEQRMEQRMARMFQQMQQSSSQCNQDVPLPQQSPALQKSSAASYQPSSL, from the exons TTACATAAGCATTTTA CGAAAATACAGTGCCCCTGCTGATCCTATTGCATATGCGGCTTTGAAGACATTTACCTTGCAAAAAATTGGGAAGTCTTGGAGGGATCATAAGTCTAAGTTGaagaaacaatattatattCCTCATTCAAGAAACAAAGCATGCGTAAAGAGCCACACACCCCCGGGATGCATAACACAAGATTGGGAAATACTTGTTGAGCATTGGTATACCGATGATGCAGTG TTAGAGTCAGATAAGAATAAGGAGCGTCGTGCAAAACAGGATGACTTACATACTGCTGGTTCTTGTAGCTTTGCTGTGCACGCTGCAAAAAAG GCAAAAACGGATGGACGTCCTGTAGAGCGTGCAGTATTATATCCAATACTACATACTCGTAAAGATGGATCTGCAGTTAATCCTGTAGTGAAAGCAAAGATG GACAAAATGAAGGATTTGTTGGATGATTCTTCGAATCATTTGCAGTCATCTGAGATAACTGGTAGTATTGTATGGTCAACAGAGGATGTGTTTGCCAAAGTGATGGGTAAGGAGCGCAAAGGTCGTATTCGTGGGGTAGGATTTGGTCCAAGCCCAAGTGCTCGAAGTAGCAAGACTGCTCTCACAGACATTGAAATACACTCAAGTCAAGCAAGGGACAATGAAGTTGCACAACTGAAGGCTTCCTTGGCTACTATGCAGGATAAACTTGAAAGTTTTGACGAAATGAAGGAAAGACTTAGTCAATTTGAAGAAATGGAGCAAAGAATGGAGCAAAGAATGGCTCGCATGTTTCAACAAATGCAACAAAGTTCTTCCCAATGCAATCAG GATGTTCCTTTGCCTCAACAATCTCCAGCTCTCCAAAAATCGTCAGCCGCATCCTATCAACCAAgtagtttataa